A window from Verrucomicrobiia bacterium encodes these proteins:
- a CDS encoding response regulator encodes MRVLLLEPDAVLATIYTAALEAAGHVVRGCHSAQAAIFAADKFQPQAVILELQLPGHSGVEFLYEYRSYPEWQTIPVIAHTWVPMGGLDLDAPVARQLGITRHLYKPATSLRELVQAVNSTA; translated from the coding sequence GTGAGAGTTTTGCTGCTAGAGCCAGACGCCGTGCTAGCCACCATATATACGGCGGCGCTAGAAGCGGCTGGCCATGTAGTGCGGGGGTGCCACAGCGCACAGGCGGCTATTTTTGCGGCCGATAAGTTCCAGCCCCAGGCGGTGATTCTGGAGCTGCAACTGCCCGGGCATTCTGGCGTCGAGTTTTTATACGAATATCGGTCTTATCCAGAGTGGCAAACTATCCCCGTCATAGCCCATACCTGGGTACCAATGGGCGGCCTCGATTTGGACGCGCCAGTGGCTCGGCAGCTCGGCATAACGCGGCACTTGTATAAACCTGCCACATCGCTGCGAGAACTTGTACAAGCGGTTAACAGCACCGCATGA
- the recO gene encoding DNA repair protein RecO, whose translation MKNQLTTSGIVLTRTDFQEADRILTILSPDHGKLKVIAKGVRRPRSKLAGGIELLSVSDITVLPGRGEIGSLVSSRLITHYGAIVQDIVRTMLAYDFLRRINRVTEDAAGEEYFLILQRTLAGLNDAGLSPELVDLWFCMQLLNVTGHMPNLQTDSSGRQLEAGQAYLFDFESMSFRQQEGGPFTANHIKLLRLGYAAEDPLVLRQVADAQKCVVDDLKLAQNLLRQQIRI comes from the coding sequence ATGAAAAATCAACTGACCACCAGCGGCATCGTGCTTACTCGAACCGACTTCCAGGAGGCTGATCGGATCTTAACTATTCTGAGTCCTGATCACGGCAAGCTGAAAGTCATTGCCAAGGGAGTGCGACGTCCACGGTCAAAACTGGCTGGCGGCATAGAGCTTTTGAGCGTCAGTGATATAACCGTACTGCCGGGAAGGGGAGAGATCGGTAGTTTGGTGTCGTCGCGCTTGATAACGCACTACGGCGCTATCGTGCAGGACATTGTCCGGACCATGCTGGCCTATGACTTTTTGCGCCGGATCAACCGCGTAACAGAAGACGCAGCAGGCGAAGAATATTTCTTGATCTTGCAGCGAACCCTGGCTGGACTGAACGACGCCGGCCTGTCGCCTGAGCTGGTGGACCTGTGGTTTTGTATGCAGCTACTGAACGTTACTGGTCATATGCCCAACCTGCAGACTGACTCAAGTGGTCGCCAGCTGGAGGCAGGCCAGGCTTACTTGTTCGACTTTGAATCTATGAGCTTTCGCCAGCAGGAGGGCGGGCCATTCACGGCCAACCACATAAAATTGTTACGACTTGGGTATGCCGCAGAAGACCCACTGGTGCTGCGGCAGGTGGCTGACGCACAGAAATGTGTGGTTGATGACCTCAAGCTGGCTCAGAATCTACTCCGCCAGCAAATTCGAATATAG